The segment AGCGGTTGAAGAAACAACAGGCGAGCAGGTTTATTATGAAGCTGGCAATCCCAACCGGGGTTTTTCGGCCATAGAGCTGAAAAACGTGGAGTACACATACCAAACAGATGAACAGGAGAGCTTCACGGTAGGACCAGTCAATATATCCTTTAAACCAGGAGAAATCACCTTCATTACAGGGGGGAACGGCAGTGGCAAATCGACACTGGCCAAATTGATTATAGGCTTATATAAACCAAATCAGGGCGAAATCCTCCTTAATGGCCAATCCATTGAGGAGATGGAGTTGTCCCAGAAATATTCCGCAATATTCAGCGATTTCTACTTGTTCAACAAACTTTATGGGATTGATTATGTCAAGCGAGAAGAGGAAATAGTTAAATATCTGAAGCTGTTGAATATAGACGACAAAGTGAATATTACGGACGGAGTATTCAGTACGACCAAACTCTCGACCGGGCAGAAAAAGAGATTGGCGTTACTGGTAAGCTACCTTGAAGACCGCCCCGTTTATCTTTTTGATGAATGGGCGGCTGACCAGGATCCTGAATTCAGAAAATTTTTCTATAATACTTTGCTTATTGATCTAAAAAATATGGGAAAATGCGTAATCGCTATAACCCATGACGACAGATATTTCGATATAGCGGATCAGATGGTCAAGCTAGAGCGAGGCAAGGCTTTGGAGCAGACCGAGCCCTTACTGGTTGCACATATTTAAGTATTTAACATTAGGGAGGAGACGTATCATCCATGGCAAGGTGCGTATTTTTCATTAATCCTTTTTACGGGCATATCAACCCCACGCTAAGCCTGGTAAAGGAGTTGGTAAACAGCGATGAAGAAGTAATCTATTATTCACTGAACAAATTCAAAGACTTGGTTGAGGGTGCGGGGGCAATCTACAAGGAATATCACAAAAGGTATGGGAATAGCATTTTCAATTGGGATCGAATAGATGACCCTGCCAAGGAGAGAGGAGATAACCGTTTACTGGAATACCATTATGGAAAACACTCTTTTATCTTCACAGACTCCTGTAAGCAGATCGTTGATGATTTTGTTGAACAACTGGCAGACATCAAGGTGGATTATATTATATACGATTATTTTGATGCAGTGTGGGGCAAACAGGTTGCCCTTAAATTGGGTATACCAGCGATTTCTACGGTTCCATCCTTTGCTATAAGCAAAAAGATGGTAGAACGGATCAGTGATGAACAATTCCAGAACCAGTATTTACGCTTATCGGGAATGCAAGCCGGGGAACTTGGGGGCGGATCGAAAAGAACGCTCGAACTGGTAGAGCAGACCATAAGGTTTAAGTATAGGCAAAGAGATTTTTCCATATACGATTACGGCAATTCCGAATTGCTTAATATTGTGTTTACCTCGAAATATTTTCAGCCATACGGTGAAGCGTTTGACGATACCTTTGCCTTTGTTGGAGCGTCGGTTGAGCACAGAGACGGGGAATACCCATTCTCTATCGAATTCCCCGATGATAGGCAATTGATTTATATTTCGTTAGGGACAACCAAGGCAAATGAAAATGAACATTTTTATCAGGATTGCATTAAGGCTTTTAGCGGGATGGAAGTAAATGTTCTGATGTCGGTCGGTGACAATATTGACATCCACTCGTTAGGAGAGGTACCTGAGAATGTTATCGTCAGGCAGTCTGCACCGCAGCTTCAAGTATTGGAACATGCGGCACTCTTTATTACCCACGGTGGGATGAACAGCGTGACTGAGGCACTGCACTATGAAGTGCCGATGCTGTTATTCCCGCAGCATGGAGACCAGTATGCCAATGCGAGCCGTGTAATCGAATTAGGTGCAGGAATCATCCTGGAAGGAAATGCCCCGAATTTTCATGAACAGATCAGAGAAGCGGCCTTGGCCGTACTCGAAGACGGCATATATAAATATAATGCCGGACAAATATCGGAAACTTTGCGAAGCTCAGGAGGAGTTAAAAAGGCTGTGGGAAAAATCACTATCTTGAAAGAGCAAGGAATTATTTCAATATAATCATTATATCTTTTTTTGGAGGGAAATATGAAAGTTACATTACTAGCTTTATACACGGAAGGAATGCAACTTTGGCAGGAAGAAATAGGATTATGTTCTCTTGCCTCTTTTCTAAGAAGAGCGGGATACGAAGTTCAACTCATAAGCT is part of the Paenibacillus sp. FSL M7-0420 genome and harbors:
- a CDS encoding macrolide family glycosyltransferase translates to MARCVFFINPFYGHINPTLSLVKELVNSDEEVIYYSLNKFKDLVEGAGAIYKEYHKRYGNSIFNWDRIDDPAKERGDNRLLEYHYGKHSFIFTDSCKQIVDDFVEQLADIKVDYIIYDYFDAVWGKQVALKLGIPAISTVPSFAISKKMVERISDEQFQNQYLRLSGMQAGELGGGSKRTLELVEQTIRFKYRQRDFSIYDYGNSELLNIVFTSKYFQPYGEAFDDTFAFVGASVEHRDGEYPFSIEFPDDRQLIYISLGTTKANENEHFYQDCIKAFSGMEVNVLMSVGDNIDIHSLGEVPENVIVRQSAPQLQVLEHAALFITHGGMNSVTEALHYEVPMLLFPQHGDQYANASRVIELGAGIILEGNAPNFHEQIREAALAVLEDGIYKYNAGQISETLRSSGGVKKAVGKITILKEQGIISI